In Synechococcus sp. KORDI-100, a single window of DNA contains:
- a CDS encoding YcjF family protein — MKPRTRLLIGLAGALLALVVIGGVMQAIRTLLWDLSYFLPTWLLTPVLLLGLALIAVFAYQVGWPWWRALRRQREQKRFSVGNEVEQPKDRRQAASRSLENIDQLLQRLSDEVSREGLRQEREKVEEELNRGDLVVVVFGTGSSGKTSLIRALLKEMVGETGAAMGTTRSSQSYRLRLQGLNRSLQLVDTPGILEAGREGLSREEAARRRAIRADLLVVLVDGDLRASELSVIRSIADLGKRLLLVLNKRDLRGVEEERRLLKLLRSRCQGLITADDVVACSAAPQSVPRPGMKPFQPEPDVGDLLQRMAIVLHSEGEELIADNILLQCRHLDERGRQLLNQQRRLQAEACIDRYSWIGAGVVAANPLPGVDLLGTAAVNAQMVLELAGVYSIELSKQRARELAVSLGRTLAGLGLLKGAMSVVGTALSLSVPTLLVGRAIQAVTAAWLTRVAGRSFIQFFEQDQDWGDGGMRDVVQQQFDLNRRDASLKRFLEMAMRQVVEPLQRPKERQLPPRPGPREAEDAWGREHRGS; from the coding sequence TTGAAGCCTCGCACCCGGCTGCTGATCGGCCTCGCAGGAGCTCTCCTGGCGTTGGTGGTGATCGGCGGTGTGATGCAGGCCATTCGAACCCTGCTCTGGGATCTCAGCTACTTCCTGCCGACCTGGCTGCTGACGCCGGTGCTGCTCCTCGGCCTCGCCCTGATTGCAGTCTTCGCGTATCAGGTGGGCTGGCCCTGGTGGCGCGCCTTGAGACGGCAACGCGAGCAGAAACGGTTCTCCGTCGGCAATGAGGTGGAGCAACCCAAAGACCGTCGCCAGGCGGCCAGTCGCAGTCTTGAGAACATCGATCAGCTCCTGCAGCGACTCTCCGATGAGGTGAGCCGCGAGGGACTCCGCCAGGAGCGGGAAAAAGTCGAGGAGGAACTCAACCGAGGGGACCTGGTGGTGGTGGTCTTCGGCACAGGATCCAGCGGCAAAACCTCACTCATCCGCGCCCTGCTCAAGGAGATGGTGGGTGAGACGGGGGCTGCCATGGGAACCACCCGGAGCAGTCAGAGCTATCGACTCCGGCTGCAGGGTCTCAACCGCAGCCTCCAGCTGGTGGACACCCCAGGGATCCTGGAGGCAGGCCGCGAAGGGCTGAGCCGCGAGGAGGCCGCTCGTCGGCGTGCTATCCGGGCGGATCTGCTGGTGGTGTTGGTGGATGGCGATCTGCGCGCCTCGGAACTCAGCGTGATCCGATCGATCGCCGATCTCGGCAAACGGCTTCTGCTGGTCCTCAACAAACGCGATCTCCGCGGCGTGGAGGAGGAACGTCGTCTGCTCAAGCTGTTGCGTTCACGGTGTCAGGGACTGATCACAGCGGATGACGTGGTGGCCTGCAGCGCCGCACCCCAATCGGTCCCAAGACCTGGAATGAAGCCCTTTCAACCGGAACCGGATGTGGGCGATCTGCTGCAGCGGATGGCGATCGTTCTGCATTCGGAAGGCGAAGAGCTGATTGCGGACAACATCCTGTTGCAGTGCCGCCATCTCGATGAGCGAGGCAGACAGCTGCTCAATCAGCAACGTCGCCTCCAGGCTGAGGCCTGCATCGACCGTTATTCCTGGATCGGCGCGGGTGTTGTGGCCGCCAATCCCTTACCGGGTGTCGACCTGCTCGGCACGGCGGCCGTCAATGCCCAGATGGTGCTGGAGTTGGCCGGTGTCTACAGCATCGAGCTGTCGAAGCAACGGGCACGGGAACTGGCCGTGTCCCTCGGACGGACCCTGGCGGGCCTGGGACTGCTGAAGGGTGCCATGAGTGTCGTCGGCACAGCCCTCAGCCTCAGTGTTCCGACCCTTCTCGTGGGCCGGGCGATTCAGGCGGTGACCGCCGCCTGGCTCACCCGCGTGGCTGGGCGGAGTTTCATCCAGTTTTTCGAGCAGGACCAGGACTGGGGCGATGGCGGCATGCGTGACGTGGTTCAGCAGCAGTTCGATCTGAACCGCCGGGACGCCTCCCTCAAACGTTTTCTGGAGATGGCGATGCGTCAGGTGGTGGAGCCGCTTCAGCGACCGAAGGAGCGACAGCTCCCACCTCGGCCAGGGCCTCGGGAGGCGGAGGACGCATGGGGCCGCGAGCATCGAGGATCGTGA
- a CDS encoding nucleoside deaminase: MNGSERQRWMQILLERAREVGQSGEIPISAVILDADGRCIGHGRNRREHHNDPLGHAELVALRQASVLQGDWRFNSCTLLVTLEPCPMCAGALIQARMGTVIFAAHDPKRGALGGTINLAAHQSAHHRMTVIGGVLEREARLLLEDWFRRRRRGSR; encoded by the coding sequence ATGAACGGTTCTGAGCGACAACGCTGGATGCAGATCCTGCTGGAGAGGGCCAGGGAGGTCGGTCAGTCCGGTGAAATCCCGATCAGCGCCGTGATCCTCGATGCTGATGGGCGATGCATCGGCCATGGTCGCAATCGCCGCGAACACCACAACGACCCTCTGGGACATGCCGAACTGGTCGCCCTGCGTCAGGCATCTGTGCTGCAGGGGGACTGGCGGTTCAACAGCTGCACCTTGCTGGTCACGCTGGAACCTTGTCCGATGTGCGCCGGCGCCCTGATCCAGGCCCGCATGGGCACAGTGATTTTCGCTGCCCATGACCCCAAGAGAGGAGCCCTGGGCGGAACAATCAACCTGGCGGCGCATCAAAGTGCTCACCATCGGATGACGGTGATCGGGGGCGTCCTGGAACGAGAGGCCCGGCTGCTCCTTGAGGATTGGTTCAGGCGGCGGCGGCGAGGGAGCCGCTGA
- a CDS encoding transglycosylase domain-containing protein — MVDTAAARRSEARVPRLVIHQLDHDDRSLSLHGEGYRLGRDEQLEIPLVHRAISRLHAVLQRRGRRWMLIDQGSTNGLWWRGRRIRELELQDGDRIALAPASEPGAPTLEFLDPRLRRSRRLAIAAGSLLATALTAGGILLVLANVSVPVRGRLATVQGPIAIYDRKNQPIKSVDSQRHRELATLKDFSPTLINALLASEDNRFWWHPGIDAIGTLRALFTNISGGEVLEGGSSLTQQLARSLYPELVGQGDTLDRKWRELLVALQLESRFSKSELLLSYLNRVYLGVGFGFEDAARFYFNTSAAELTVEQSALLVGLLPSPNGHDPCRFPQRALEARNLVLNKIADKGRLSLDEARQARRRPIQLEAKACSRMSRGSAPYYSDQVRRDLNELVGPEVAKEGNFLIETYLDPMLQAIVERQLRDLIKSSAGLGVTEGAAVVLDSRNGGVLAISGGRDYRFSQFNRATMALRQPGSTFKLMVYLAALERGISPAAMLNCERLEWGGQRFESDCQGQLSLLSAFAFSNNTAALRLAQRVGLEQVVRQARALGITTPLDPVPGLALGQSEVRLIELTSAYAAVANDGLWHPPTTIRRLVDAETCNRDQASNCRSLTAKGSNSFNAARRAVKPETAKAMQSLMRTVVRSGTGRGAFLGGQEGGKTGTTNDGRDLLFIGYEPSRHWVMGIWLGNDDNSATASSSALAAALWGDIIRAAGRGSVEAS; from the coding sequence GTGGTTGACACTGCTGCTGCCCGTCGATCCGAAGCCAGGGTGCCGCGGCTGGTCATCCACCAGCTGGATCATGACGACCGGTCCTTGTCACTCCATGGAGAGGGCTACCGGCTGGGGCGCGATGAGCAGCTTGAGATACCACTGGTGCATCGAGCGATCAGTCGCTTGCACGCCGTCCTGCAGCGGCGCGGCCGGAGGTGGATGCTGATCGATCAGGGATCGACCAACGGGCTCTGGTGGCGTGGTCGACGGATCCGGGAACTTGAGCTGCAGGACGGTGATCGGATCGCGCTGGCGCCCGCTTCCGAGCCTGGCGCCCCAACCCTGGAATTCCTTGACCCAAGGCTGCGCCGATCCAGGCGTCTGGCGATCGCTGCGGGCAGCCTGCTGGCGACAGCGCTCACCGCAGGCGGAATCCTGCTGGTGCTGGCGAATGTGAGCGTGCCGGTCCGTGGACGTCTGGCCACGGTGCAGGGACCGATTGCCATTTACGACAGGAAGAATCAACCGATCAAATCCGTCGACTCCCAACGCCACCGGGAACTGGCGACGCTCAAGGATTTTTCACCGACCCTGATCAACGCCCTGCTGGCCAGCGAGGACAACCGTTTCTGGTGGCATCCCGGAATCGACGCCATCGGCACCCTGCGTGCCCTGTTCACCAACATCTCCGGTGGAGAGGTTCTGGAAGGAGGCAGCAGCCTGACCCAGCAGCTGGCCAGAAGCCTGTACCCCGAGCTGGTGGGTCAGGGCGACACGCTCGATCGCAAGTGGCGCGAACTCCTGGTGGCCCTGCAGCTCGAAAGCCGCTTCAGCAAATCGGAGTTGCTGCTGAGCTACCTCAACCGGGTTTACCTCGGCGTGGGATTCGGGTTTGAGGATGCTGCTCGTTTTTACTTCAACACCTCGGCCGCCGAGCTGACTGTGGAACAGTCGGCTCTCCTCGTCGGCCTGCTGCCGTCGCCCAACGGCCACGACCCCTGCCGATTCCCGCAGCGCGCCCTGGAAGCTCGCAATCTTGTGCTCAACAAGATTGCTGATAAAGGACGGCTCAGCCTTGATGAAGCCCGCCAGGCCCGCAGACGTCCGATCCAGCTCGAAGCCAAGGCCTGCAGCCGGATGAGCCGTGGAAGCGCTCCCTATTACAGCGATCAGGTGAGACGGGATCTCAATGAGCTGGTAGGACCAGAGGTGGCCAAGGAAGGGAACTTCCTGATTGAGACCTATCTCGATCCAATGCTGCAGGCGATTGTGGAACGCCAGCTCCGGGATCTGATCAAATCAAGTGCAGGCCTGGGGGTCACCGAAGGCGCCGCTGTGGTGCTCGACAGCCGCAATGGTGGCGTTCTGGCCATCAGCGGTGGACGGGACTACCGCTTCAGTCAATTCAACCGGGCAACCATGGCCCTGCGCCAACCGGGCAGCACCTTCAAGCTGATGGTTTACCTGGCAGCCCTCGAGCGGGGCATCAGCCCAGCGGCCATGCTGAACTGCGAACGGCTGGAATGGGGTGGTCAACGCTTTGAGAGCGATTGCCAAGGGCAACTGAGTCTCCTCAGTGCCTTCGCCTTCAGCAACAACACGGCCGCCCTGCGCCTGGCCCAGCGCGTCGGTTTGGAACAGGTGGTCCGACAGGCCAGAGCCCTGGGCATCACCACGCCACTGGACCCCGTGCCTGGGCTGGCACTCGGCCAGAGTGAAGTGCGACTGATTGAACTCACCAGCGCCTACGCAGCGGTGGCCAACGACGGGCTCTGGCACCCTCCCACCACGATCCGGCGGCTGGTGGACGCGGAAACCTGCAACCGGGACCAGGCCAGCAACTGCCGCAGCCTGACGGCGAAAGGGAGCAACAGCTTCAATGCAGCCCGGCGTGCGGTCAAGCCGGAAACCGCCAAAGCGATGCAGTCGCTGATGCGCACGGTGGTGCGCAGCGGCACGGGACGGGGAGCCTTCCTCGGCGGCCAGGAAGGCGGCAAGACCGGAACCACCAACGACGGACGTGACCTGCTGTTCATCGGCTATGAGCCATCCCGTCACTGGGTAATGGGAATCTGGCTCGGCAATGACGACAACAGCGCCACCGCCAGCTCGAGTGCTTTGGCGGCTGCTCTGTGGGGCGACATCATCCGCGCAGCTGGTCGCGGCAGCGTCGAAGCCTCTTGA
- a CDS encoding aminotransferase class V-fold PLP-dependent enzyme, giving the protein MHTGSPLLPLSHELDSFASPEAFDPGLQDFLHQASDLLCHWLAGASGRPPLPSVRRQPDIAPGPIGADSRQLLTDLQQVMEGAFQPSHPGALAHLDPPPLTASIAAELICAGMNNNLLAEELSPGLSDLERQLCRWFALRLGLPDSGGGVLASGGTLSNLMGLLVARDRLPEQQRQEGVVICSADAHVSLLKATRVMGLRGDGLQRLPVDDDGCMAPEALEQALRDLQEQGRSCIAVVATAGTTVRGAVDPLTAMAAICRGHNVWLHVDAAIGGVFALAGTTTALMDGIALADSITLNPQKLLGITKASSLLLLRDPSLLRATFSTGLPYMDTAVGDHHGGEAGLQGTRPAEILKLWLGLRQLGEAGIEQLLQAALDRRNSVCRRLDAERLDVLSGTLHLLAFRPRGIHGSEADLWCETTRRALLQQGFMLSRPHHGQGRCLKAVFGNPHTSEEHLARLSTLINALVDR; this is encoded by the coding sequence TTGCACACCGGTTCGCCGCTGCTGCCCTTGTCTCACGAGCTGGATTCGTTTGCCTCCCCGGAGGCGTTCGATCCTGGGCTCCAGGATTTTCTGCATCAGGCCAGTGACCTGCTTTGTCACTGGCTCGCAGGTGCGTCCGGGCGCCCGCCTCTGCCATCGGTGCGCCGACAGCCCGACATTGCGCCTGGTCCGATCGGTGCCGACAGTCGTCAGCTGCTGACCGATCTGCAACAGGTGATGGAGGGGGCCTTTCAGCCGTCGCACCCAGGTGCCCTGGCCCATCTCGATCCACCGCCGCTCACCGCATCGATTGCAGCGGAGCTGATCTGTGCCGGCATGAACAACAATCTGCTGGCCGAGGAACTGTCGCCGGGCCTCAGTGATCTCGAGCGGCAGCTGTGCCGCTGGTTCGCGCTGCGGCTTGGACTTCCTGATTCAGGCGGCGGTGTCCTGGCGTCCGGAGGCACTCTCAGCAACCTGATGGGCCTGTTGGTGGCCCGTGATCGCTTGCCTGAGCAGCAGCGTCAGGAGGGTGTGGTGATCTGCAGCGCTGATGCCCACGTGTCCCTGCTGAAAGCCACGCGGGTGATGGGGCTTCGCGGCGATGGACTGCAGCGACTGCCCGTTGACGACGACGGTTGCATGGCGCCCGAGGCGCTGGAGCAGGCCCTGCGGGATCTGCAGGAGCAGGGCCGATCCTGCATCGCTGTTGTGGCCACGGCAGGAACCACGGTGCGTGGGGCTGTGGATCCGCTCACTGCCATGGCGGCGATCTGCAGGGGTCACAACGTCTGGTTGCATGTCGATGCCGCCATCGGTGGCGTCTTTGCCCTTGCAGGGACCACAACCGCCCTGATGGATGGAATCGCCCTGGCCGACTCCATCACGCTGAATCCTCAGAAGTTGCTTGGCATCACCAAGGCATCGTCCCTGTTGCTGCTGCGTGATCCGTCCCTGCTGCGAGCCACCTTCTCCACGGGACTGCCCTACATGGACACGGCCGTTGGCGATCACCACGGCGGCGAGGCGGGTCTTCAGGGCACTCGGCCGGCTGAAATTCTCAAGCTCTGGCTTGGCCTGCGTCAGCTTGGTGAGGCAGGGATTGAGCAGCTGCTGCAGGCTGCCCTCGATCGTCGCAACAGCGTCTGCCGGCGTCTTGATGCCGAGAGGTTGGATGTGCTGAGCGGGACCCTGCATCTCCTGGCCTTCCGTCCCCGCGGGATCCACGGATCGGAGGCTGATCTCTGGTGCGAGACAACGCGCCGAGCCTTGTTGCAGCAAGGCTTCATGCTCTCGCGACCGCATCACGGCCAGGGCCGCTGTCTCAAGGCGGTGTTCGGCAACCCCCATACCAGTGAGGAGCATCTCGCCAGGCTCTCCACCCTGATCAACGCCTTGGTGGATCGATGA
- a CDS encoding alanine--glyoxylate aminotransferase family protein, with protein sequence MTNASFSVDNRHREALAPIATPDRLLLGPGPSNAHPTVLDALARTPIGHLDPLYVELMSEVQELLRYAWQTDHRLTLPMSGTGSAAMEATIANTVEPGDTVLVAIKGYFGLRLADMAGRYRADVRTIEKPWGEWFTLEDLEAALIEHRPTILAMVHAETSTGVCQPMEGVGDLCRQHGCLLLLDTVTSLGGVPLYIDEWKVDLAYSCSQKGLSCPPGLGPFTMGPRAEEKMSARKDKVPNWYLDVSLLNKYWGSDRVYHHTAPVNMNFGMREALRLLAEEGLDNSWARHRRNAERLWSGLEELGLSMLVPTDRRLPTLTTVRIPDGVDGKAFSLHLLNQHGIEVGGGLGVLAGKIWRIGLMGYNSTPENVDRLLNLFETELPRFSGSLAAAA encoded by the coding sequence GTGACGAACGCTTCCTTCTCTGTCGACAACCGTCACCGGGAGGCCCTTGCGCCGATCGCCACGCCCGACCGGCTGCTCCTGGGTCCCGGCCCGTCCAATGCCCACCCCACGGTGCTGGATGCCCTGGCCCGCACGCCGATCGGCCACCTGGATCCCCTTTACGTCGAGCTGATGAGTGAGGTGCAGGAGCTCCTGCGCTACGCCTGGCAGACCGATCACCGCCTCACGCTTCCCATGAGCGGCACCGGCAGTGCTGCGATGGAAGCCACGATCGCCAACACCGTCGAACCGGGCGACACGGTTCTGGTGGCGATCAAGGGATACTTCGGCCTGCGCCTCGCTGACATGGCCGGTCGCTATCGCGCCGATGTCAGAACCATCGAGAAGCCATGGGGCGAATGGTTCACTCTCGAGGATCTGGAGGCGGCCCTGATTGAGCACCGGCCAACCATCCTGGCGATGGTGCATGCCGAAACATCAACGGGTGTCTGCCAGCCGATGGAGGGAGTCGGGGATCTCTGTCGTCAACACGGCTGCCTGCTTCTGCTCGACACGGTCACGTCACTGGGCGGCGTTCCCCTCTACATCGATGAGTGGAAGGTGGATCTGGCCTACAGCTGCAGTCAGAAGGGCCTCAGCTGCCCACCAGGACTTGGGCCCTTCACCATGGGACCTCGGGCCGAGGAGAAGATGAGTGCCCGCAAGGACAAGGTTCCAAACTGGTATCTGGACGTCTCGCTGCTCAACAAGTACTGGGGAAGTGACCGCGTCTATCACCACACGGCCCCGGTGAACATGAACTTCGGCATGCGCGAGGCACTGCGTCTCCTGGCGGAAGAAGGTCTGGACAATTCCTGGGCGAGGCATCGGCGCAATGCCGAGAGACTCTGGTCTGGACTGGAGGAGCTTGGCTTATCGATGCTTGTTCCGACAGACCGCCGTCTTCCCACGCTCACGACGGTGCGGATCCCAGACGGAGTGGATGGCAAGGCCTTCAGCCTGCATCTGCTGAATCAGCACGGCATAGAAGTTGGCGGTGGACTCGGTGTGCTGGCCGGCAAGATCTGGAGGATTGGTCTGATGGGATACAACTCAACCCCGGAGAATGTTGATCGCCTTCTGAACCTGTTCGAAACGGAACTGCCGCGCTTCAGCGGCTCCCTCGCCGCCGCCGCCTGA
- a CDS encoding allophycocyanin subunit beta yields the protein MRDAITGLIGRYDQLGRYLDRQALDSIETYLDESTVRIAAVELINREAAEIVREASQRLFQDEPELLLPGGNAYTTRRLAACLRDMDYFLRYASYALIAGDSTILNERVLNGLDDTYKSLGVPTGPTVRSIALLGEVLIERLLSGGISSDRLGAVRQPFDHMVRGLAETNVRKR from the coding sequence ATGCGTGATGCCATCACCGGGCTGATCGGTCGTTATGACCAGCTCGGTCGCTATCTCGACCGGCAGGCGCTCGACAGCATCGAGACCTATCTCGATGAGTCCACCGTTCGCATCGCTGCGGTCGAGCTGATCAACCGCGAGGCTGCGGAGATCGTGCGAGAGGCCAGTCAACGTCTTTTTCAGGACGAACCAGAGCTCCTGCTGCCTGGCGGCAATGCCTACACAACCCGACGACTGGCGGCCTGTCTGCGGGATATGGACTACTTCCTGCGCTACGCGAGCTATGCCCTGATTGCGGGGGACAGCACGATCCTCAATGAGCGCGTTCTGAACGGTCTCGATGACACCTACAAGAGTCTCGGTGTCCCGACTGGTCCGACCGTTCGCAGCATCGCGCTCCTGGGTGAAGTGCTGATCGAGCGCCTGCTGTCCGGTGGCATCAGCTCCGATCGTCTTGGTGCCGTTCGTCAGCCGTTTGATCACATGGTTCGTGGTCTGGCTGAGACCAACGTGCGGAAGCGTTGA